In Candidatus Hydrogenedentota bacterium, a genomic segment contains:
- a CDS encoding transglutaminase domain-containing protein: MIAPRLTGLAMMVIQAFLLWRSMGYAYVAIAFILLAAPGCWPRLHRDWPPRWRHGTDVALAAAFAVWWVAVLQSAPQWSNQYGPNVLVAAGHGCIALQAVRFYRRGPSGPGPLFPILGVMSLACAGDRYLGGAEEQLYFWGAMAHGLLVALYYAAAGVARAATAEPLRHRAYRYAVLAACLFCSFALAAGTAWTLRRSDRFAQPWMASALSKIQHIAPGNSNVAHLGSMAIFDRNEADRIAIQIASDAAPGYLRGQIYGDFGEARWNALRRGVAASPLSAGAPPGYRPVLPGERLFSVAPGDTLAGSMEIYPDSAIQNALFIPLYTGWIGMATDEIVVDKSGIAQVLDNLNGRPFRALLSNPPPPDPLSESDRELFTRIPDRLAPRLRELAATVCGEHEGPRARAFAVTQYFHGNYQYALDFQASLREDPVEKFLFSDPKPSAHCEYFATGATLLLRAAGIPARYVTGVVSWEQLAAGGYWVARNRDAHAWCEAWDPELGWFIVEATPANGVPEAARGAGGPSWRDSVASLRLSLRRIVAAVRAGAWGVIASGTGSIAAALAALFRAWGLHVLPAAFLLGVALWWWRRGPRFRRARPAVATGLLERRLAKQIATMDRRVARAHGLVRRESRTPHAFAREIESRPDADSAAGRIAGWYRRWAETRYGPAPDPAAVDRLETDLAALGRKSTRPKPR, encoded by the coding sequence CCTCCTTTGGCGCAGCATGGGCTACGCCTACGTCGCCATCGCGTTTATCCTCCTGGCCGCGCCCGGGTGCTGGCCCCGCCTCCACCGGGACTGGCCCCCGCGCTGGCGCCACGGAACCGACGTGGCCCTCGCGGCGGCCTTCGCGGTCTGGTGGGTCGCCGTGCTCCAATCCGCCCCGCAGTGGTCCAATCAGTATGGGCCGAATGTACTTGTGGCCGCCGGGCACGGATGCATCGCTTTGCAGGCCGTTCGCTTCTACCGGCGCGGTCCGTCCGGGCCCGGCCCGCTCTTTCCGATCCTCGGCGTCATGTCGCTCGCGTGCGCGGGCGATCGCTACCTGGGCGGCGCCGAGGAGCAACTTTACTTCTGGGGCGCCATGGCGCACGGCCTGCTCGTCGCGCTCTACTACGCGGCGGCGGGCGTGGCGCGCGCTGCAACCGCCGAGCCCTTGCGCCACCGCGCCTACCGGTACGCCGTGCTGGCCGCCTGCCTGTTCTGTTCCTTCGCGCTCGCCGCCGGAACCGCCTGGACCCTCCGCCGGTCCGATCGCTTCGCCCAACCCTGGATGGCATCCGCCCTGTCCAAGATTCAGCATATCGCCCCCGGCAACAGCAACGTCGCCCACCTCGGCAGCATGGCCATTTTTGATCGCAACGAGGCCGACCGCATCGCCATCCAGATCGCGTCGGATGCCGCGCCTGGGTACCTGCGTGGGCAGATCTATGGCGACTTCGGCGAAGCGCGCTGGAACGCGCTGCGGCGTGGCGTCGCCGCCAGCCCCCTGAGCGCGGGCGCGCCCCCCGGATACCGCCCCGTGTTGCCCGGAGAGCGCCTCTTCTCCGTTGCGCCCGGGGACACGCTCGCCGGCTCCATGGAGATCTACCCGGACAGCGCCATTCAAAACGCGCTCTTCATCCCCCTGTACACCGGCTGGATCGGCATGGCGACAGACGAAATCGTGGTGGACAAGAGCGGAATAGCCCAGGTGCTGGACAACCTCAACGGTCGCCCCTTCCGCGCCCTCCTCTCCAACCCGCCACCCCCCGATCCGCTCTCCGAAAGCGACAGGGAGCTGTTCACCCGGATCCCGGATCGTCTCGCGCCACGTCTGCGCGAACTCGCCGCGACCGTATGCGGGGAACACGAGGGTCCGCGGGCCCGCGCCTTCGCCGTCACCCAGTATTTCCACGGCAACTACCAGTACGCCCTCGATTTTCAAGCTTCCCTACGCGAAGACCCCGTGGAGAAGTTTCTATTCAGCGATCCAAAACCATCCGCCCACTGCGAGTACTTCGCCACCGGGGCCACCCTGCTCCTCCGCGCCGCCGGTATCCCAGCGCGCTATGTCACCGGCGTGGTCTCATGGGAGCAGCTCGCTGCCGGCGGCTACTGGGTCGCGCGAAACCGGGACGCCCACGCCTGGTGCGAGGCCTGGGATCCCGAACTCGGCTGGTTCATCGTCGAGGCGACCCCGGCCAATGGCGTGCCCGAGGCCGCGCGCGGCGCCGGCGGCCCGTCCTGGCGCGATAGCGTCGCTTCCCTCAGGCTGAGCCTGCGCCGCATCGTCGCCGCCGTGCGCGCCGGCGCCTGGGGGGTCATCGCCAGCGGTACCGGATCTATAGCGGCAGCCCTGGCGGCGCTATTTCGCGCCTGGGGCCTCCATGTGCTCCCCGCTGCGTTTCTGTTGGGCGTTGCGCTATGGTGGTGGCGTCGCGGGCCCCGATTCCGCCGCGCGCGCCCAGCCGTCGCCACGGGCCTGCTCGAACGGCGGCTCGCGAAGCAAATCGCCACGATGGATCGGCGCGTCGCCCGCGCCCACGGGTTGGTTCGCCGGGAAAGCCGCACGCCGCACGCCTTCGCGCGCGAAATTGAGTCGCGCCCCGATGCGGATTCCGCCGCCGGACGCATCGCGGGCTGGTATCGCCGGTGGGCCGAAACCCGGTACGGCCCCGCGCCCGATCCCGCCGCCGTCGATCGCCTCGAAACCGACCTCGCCGCCCTGGGCCGGAAATCCACCCGCCCAAAGCCCCGCTGA
- a CDS encoding helix-turn-helix domain-containing protein, giving the protein MGKEILTIADASALLSLSEAEIERLLLAGELPGRRIGPHWFLSRQRLLQFIENDENPSPAPKPMPAAALPERILSPGWRCRACGEQYGPEIAECAACGTVRATPLIGYRLPRGAAAAPIGPGGKVN; this is encoded by the coding sequence ATGGGCAAAGAAATCCTTACCATCGCGGACGCCAGCGCGCTGCTGTCGCTGTCCGAGGCCGAAATCGAGCGCCTCCTGCTCGCCGGCGAGCTCCCCGGCAGGCGCATCGGTCCCCACTGGTTTCTCTCCCGCCAGCGACTCCTCCAATTCATCGAAAACGACGAGAATCCGTCGCCCGCGCCCAAGCCCATGCCTGCGGCGGCCTTGCCCGAACGCATCCTGTCCCCCGGCTGGCGCTGCCGCGCCTGCGGCGAACAGTACGGCCCGGAAATCGCCGAATGCGCCGCCTGCGGCACAGTGCGCGCCACGCCCCTGATCGGCTACCGCCTTCCACGCGGCGCCGCGGCCGCCCCGATCGGCCCGGGCGGCAAAGTCAACTAG